From a single Clostridium isatidis genomic region:
- a CDS encoding DUF4180 domain-containing protein yields MNYTFLGKNNDIVYIQSKDVLIYDAQSALDLIMTVIYEKDCSKIILDKHAICEEFFILSSGVAGEVLQKFSNYFTKLAIIGDFSKYTSKPLHDFIYECNKGNNIFFVSNLEEAVRMIEAAR; encoded by the coding sequence ATGAATTACACTTTTTTAGGGAAAAATAATGATATAGTATATATTCAAAGCAAGGATGTATTAATATATGACGCCCAATCTGCTCTTGATCTTATAATGACAGTAATATATGAAAAAGATTGTAGTAAAATTATTTTAGATAAACATGCGATATGTGAAGAATTCTTTATACTTAGCAGCGGGGTAGCTGGTGAAGTTCTGCAAAAATTCTCTAATTATTTTACTAAGCTAGCTATTATTGGAGACTTTTCTAAGTACACAAGCAAGCCGCTGCATGATTTTATTTATGAATGTAACAAGGGTAATAATATTTTTTTTGTAAGTAATTTAGAAGAAGCAGTTAGAATGATTGAGGCGGCTAGATAA
- a CDS encoding flavodoxin: protein MSKILIVYYSLFQNTKNFALEIARQTGGDIRELISEKNYSFNYNTAAKEVRSEIARGFCPKLLSGNEPIDNYDTIFIGTPNWFKTMAPPVRSFIRNHNFEGKTIIPFSTSGGGGLGEIQDDIAKECLKAKILPGIDVSGQVVREDIEKWLKRILNE from the coding sequence ATGAGCAAAATATTGATAGTTTATTACTCGCTATTTCAAAATACAAAGAACTTTGCATTAGAAATAGCAAGGCAAACTGGCGGCGATATAAGAGAGCTAATTTCTGAAAAGAATTATTCTTTTAATTATAATACAGCTGCTAAGGAAGTTAGAAGTGAAATTGCTAGGGGATTTTGCCCTAAGTTGCTATCTGGCAATGAGCCAATAGATAATTATGATACTATATTTATAGGTACACCTAACTGGTTTAAAACAATGGCACCACCAGTTAGGAGCTTCATTAGAAATCATAATTTTGAAGGAAAAACTATAATTCCTTTTTCCACTAGCGGTGGAGGAGGCCTTGGAGAAATTCAAGATGATATAGCTAAAGAGTGTTTAAAAGCTAAAATTCTACCAGGCATTGATGTAAGCGGACAAGTTGTTAGAGAAGATATAGAAAAGTGGCTTAAAAGAATTTTAAATGAATAA
- a CDS encoding flavodoxin family protein: MKALILYYSNYKHNTEKLAKVFARKINCDLINIESTKDINLENYDLIGFGSGVYKESMAPKLFKLVDRLNLKGKNVFVFSTSGVGMKFYNNKLLKLLKEKGAIIKGSFACKGSFIAKEFSDNKIFDFLGKLSQGHPNEKDFKKAEEFITKLVKLL; encoded by the coding sequence ATGAAAGCCTTGATTCTTTATTATTCAAATTATAAGCATAATACTGAAAAACTTGCAAAGGTTTTTGCTAGAAAAATTAACTGCGATTTAATAAATATTGAAAGTACTAAGGATATTAATTTAGAGAATTACGATTTAATTGGCTTTGGCTCTGGGGTATACAAGGAAAGCATGGCTCCAAAACTTTTTAAACTAGTGGATAGATTAAATTTAAAGGGCAAAAATGTTTTTGTATTTTCAACTAGCGGAGTTGGTATGAAGTTTTATAATAATAAGCTGCTTAAATTGCTAAAGGAAAAGGGAGCTATTATTAAAGGAAGTTTTGCCTGCAAAGGAAGTTTTATAGCAAAAGAGTTTTCTGATAATAAGATTTTTGATTTCTTAGGTAAGTTATCCCAAGGGCATCCAAATGAGAAGGACTTTAAAAAAGCAGAAGAGTTTATTACAAAGTTAGTGAAATTACTTTAA
- a CDS encoding MerR family DNA-binding transcriptional regulator, translating to MKKQLLTVKDVSYITGITPRTLHYYDKINKL from the coding sequence ATGAAAAAACAATTATTAACTGTTAAAGATGTTTCATATATAACAGGTATAACTCCAAGAACACTACATTATTACGATAAAATTAATAAACTTTAA
- a CDS encoding DUF2249 domain-containing protein encodes MSRFKSQVDARIYEPKDKHAVIFDTFNNLNNGEEMELLNDHDPKPLYYQFSAEYAGKFEWEYLEEGPEVWRVAIKKK; translated from the coding sequence ATGTCAAGATTTAAATCACAAGTAGATGCACGTATTTATGAACCAAAGGATAAACATGCAGTTATTTTTGATACTTTTAATAATTTGAATAATGGTGAAGAAATGGAATTATTAAATGATCATGATCCAAAACCATTATACTATCAATTTTCAGCAGAATATGCTGGAAAATTTGAATGGGAATACCTTGAAGAAGGCCCAGAAGTATGGAGAGTAGCTATTAAAAAGAAATAG
- a CDS encoding helix-turn-helix domain-containing protein, which translates to MISMNLKKLRKKYKYTQEEIADKIGVSRQAVAKWESGESLPDINNCLALAEFYGVSLDDLVNYSNDKDKIGPQPKGKHVFGIVKVGERGQIVIPKKAREIFNIFPGDSLLVLGDESQGLALMKQEKLMHFIEAIYNAEECTE; encoded by the coding sequence ATGATAAGTATGAATTTAAAAAAATTAAGAAAGAAATATAAATATACTCAGGAAGAAATTGCTGATAAAATTGGTGTTTCAAGACAGGCTGTTGCAAAATGGGAAAGTGGAGAAAGTCTTCCTGATATTAATAATTGTTTAGCTTTAGCAGAATTTTATGGAGTTAGTTTAGATGATTTAGTGAATTATTCTAACGATAAAGATAAAATAGGTCCTCAGCCAAAGGGAAAGCATGTTTTTGGAATAGTAAAGGTTGGTGAAAGAGGGCAGATTGTAATTCCTAAAAAGGCTAGGGAGATATTTAACATTTTTCCTGGTGATAGTTTGCTGGTTTTAGGAGATGAAAGTCAAGGTCTTGCTTTGATGAAGCAGGAAAAATTAATGCATTTTATAGAAGCAATTTATAATGCAGAAGAATGTACAGAATAG
- a CDS encoding DUF4180 domain-containing protein produces MSINYAILGILSYKPMTGYDLKKIIQNSDFMYWSGNNNQIYKALTELLNKGFVKNELKYEEGSPTKKIYEITDGGLTALKEWVSSPVGDSEIKKPFLVHLAWSSMLNSKELNNLIDEYESQVKSQLLMVKNNKEAAKFSPDRTALENTLWTYINDNIQRTYKNELVWIQDLRKAISNIPNENDLAENEETKANNKEKNNSKVLKYDVKSTGKISYLHLTASENKLEREKDILDIITALAENNSQFVLLDFEALSEEFFDPKVGLLASLLQKFTMYHIKAGIVIDNINKLKSEFKASIVESEKNQIIKLVNNVKEAEEWFLSLK; encoded by the coding sequence ATGTCAATTAACTATGCAATCTTGGGAATACTAAGTTATAAGCCAATGACCGGATATGATTTAAAGAAGATCATTCAAAACTCTGATTTTATGTATTGGTCAGGAAATAATAATCAAATATATAAAGCTCTAACAGAATTACTTAATAAGGGGTTTGTAAAAAATGAGCTGAAGTATGAAGAAGGGTCTCCAACTAAAAAAATCTATGAAATAACTGATGGAGGTCTTACAGCTTTGAAGGAATGGGTTAGTTCACCAGTAGGAGATAGCGAAATAAAAAAGCCATTTCTTGTTCATCTTGCCTGGTCTAGTATGTTAAATAGTAAGGAATTAAATAATCTTATTGATGAATATGAAAGCCAAGTTAAAAGTCAATTATTAATGGTAAAAAACAATAAAGAGGCTGCAAAATTTTCACCAGATAGGACTGCCTTAGAAAATACATTATGGACTTATATCAATGATAATATTCAAAGAACATATAAAAATGAACTTGTCTGGATTCAAGATTTAAGAAAGGCTATATCTAATATTCCAAATGAAAATGATTTAGCTGAAAATGAAGAAACAAAGGCTAATAATAAAGAAAAAAATAATAGTAAGGTTCTGAAGTATGATGTAAAGAGCACTGGTAAAATATCTTACCTTCATCTTACTGCTTCAGAAAATAAACTTGAAAGAGAAAAAGATATTTTAGATATAATTACTGCATTAGCAGAAAATAATAGTCAATTTGTTTTATTAGATTTTGAAGCACTTTCAGAGGAATTCTTTGATCCTAAAGTAGGACTTCTGGCATCATTACTTCAAAAATTTACTATGTACCACATTAAAGCTGGAATTGTAATTGATAATATAAATAAGTTAAAAAGTGAATTTAAAGCATCAATTGTAGAAAGTGAAAAGAATCAAATTATTAAATTAGTTAATAATGTTAAAGAAGCAGAAGAGTGGTTTTTAAGTTTAAAATAA
- a CDS encoding alpha/beta fold hydrolase, which translates to MKKKIILIIILGIILFIIGSYFYNNVTYIKKPLKKIAKAGFIERQIKLKDGTLLNYGEGPDNGKTPLLLIHGQGMTWEDYAKVLEELSKHYHVYAIDCHGHGESEWKVEKYSAKEMAKDFIEFIDTEIGEKVVVSGHSSGGMIAAWMAAYYPDRILGTVIEDSPFFATEAGRREKTYAWVYGFQLYQDFKNQSEEKDYFKYSLERSYWKNIFGEKIWNFISKSAVSYHEKHPNEPVHVKYLPPQINRMFEVVTYPYDQRFGETFYDNSWFEDYNQEEVLSKIKSPTVFIKANTSYDGDLLLAALSDEDTDRVVSLLEKGKRVNVDTPGHDIHYDKPDEFIEIMVEFLNELE; encoded by the coding sequence ATGAAAAAGAAAATAATATTAATTATAATCTTAGGGATTATACTATTTATAATTGGTTCATATTTTTATAATAATGTAACCTATATTAAGAAACCATTAAAAAAGATAGCTAAAGCAGGTTTTATAGAAAGGCAGATAAAATTAAAAGATGGTACTCTGTTAAATTATGGAGAAGGGCCTGATAATGGAAAAACGCCACTTTTATTAATACATGGCCAAGGAATGACTTGGGAAGATTATGCTAAGGTATTAGAGGAACTATCAAAACATTATCATGTTTATGCTATAGATTGTCATGGACATGGGGAATCAGAATGGAAGGTAGAAAAGTACTCAGCTAAAGAAATGGCTAAAGATTTTATAGAATTTATTGATACAGAAATTGGAGAAAAAGTAGTTGTTTCAGGCCATTCTTCAGGGGGAATGATTGCTGCATGGATGGCTGCCTATTATCCAGATCGCATCTTAGGAACAGTTATTGAAGATTCACCTTTCTTTGCAACAGAAGCTGGCAGAAGGGAAAAGACTTACGCATGGGTTTATGGTTTTCAATTATATCAGGATTTTAAAAATCAAAGTGAAGAGAAAGATTATTTTAAATATAGTTTAGAAAGAAGTTATTGGAAAAATATCTTTGGAGAAAAGATTTGGAATTTTATTTCAAAAAGTGCAGTAAGCTATCATGAAAAGCACCCTAATGAACCTGTTCATGTAAAGTATTTACCACCACAAATAAATAGGATGTTTGAAGTTGTAACCTATCCTTATGATCAAAGATTTGGAGAAACTTTCTATGATAACAGCTGGTTTGAAGATTATAATCAAGAAGAAGTCTTATCAAAAATAAAAAGTCCTACAGTATTTATTAAGGCCAATACTAGTTATGATGGTGATTTATTATTAGCAGCCTTATCAGATGAAGATACCGATCGTGTAGTCAGCCTATTAGAAAAGGGGAAAAGAGTCAATGTTGACACTCCAGGTCACGATATACACTATGATAAGCCAGATGAATTTATTGAAATTATGGTGGAATTTTTAAATGAATTAGAATAA